A window from Ignavibacteriota bacterium encodes these proteins:
- a CDS encoding glycosyltransferase, protein MRKIVVFGPGPKFKGGIANYTLSLAKAFAEFENIEVTIFSWTQQYPFFIPRDFIDKSSKKNPLADTNISEIYLTNYNDPFSWNKTVEELLKINPDIIIIQWAIAIQGLPLGYIVKKLKKKFSGEIIFDLHVVAQKEPSAIDKFLIKYGLKNSDAYIVHSYKTFDELKSVFFQTKFHIDETGKRSGDERKSVIKLYHPIYDMFQPNSNFDIEKTKTELKLKKYVFLFFGFIREYKGLHNVIKAFAKLQNERNDVSLLIVGESFWNTLASNKISTKIKNAIFDSAKKIVLRKSKNERDYQPLNLIKELGIERNVTVVNEYVPNDEVHKYFQVSDCNLLFYLNATPSGVESISYNFKLPSLATKVGHFPETIKDGFNGYLAEPENIESMFEVMKKFISNPIPRENVAISAKDFSWQNYAKAILNR, encoded by the coding sequence ATGAGAAAAATTGTTGTGTTTGGTCCGGGTCCAAAATTTAAAGGCGGAATTGCAAATTATACATTATCACTTGCCAAAGCATTTGCAGAATTTGAAAATATAGAAGTAACAATTTTTTCTTGGACGCAGCAATATCCTTTTTTTATTCCACGCGATTTTATTGATAAAAGTTCGAAAAAAAATCCGCTTGCCGATACAAACATTTCTGAAATTTATCTTACAAATTATAATGATCCTTTTTCGTGGAATAAAACCGTTGAAGAATTACTTAAAATAAATCCCGATATAATTATTATTCAATGGGCAATTGCAATTCAAGGTTTGCCGCTTGGTTATATTGTAAAAAAGTTAAAGAAAAAATTTTCCGGCGAAATTATTTTTGATCTTCATGTTGTAGCACAAAAAGAACCAAGTGCAATTGATAAATTTTTAATCAAATACGGATTGAAAAATTCCGATGCATATATTGTTCATTCATACAAAACTTTTGATGAATTAAAATCTGTATTCTTTCAAACAAAATTTCACATTGATGAAACCGGAAAACGTTCCGGTGATGAAAGAAAAAGTGTGATTAAACTTTATCATCCTATTTATGATATGTTTCAGCCAAATTCGAATTTTGATATTGAGAAAACAAAAACTGAATTGAAATTGAAAAAATATGTGTTTTTATTTTTTGGATTTATCAGAGAATATAAAGGTTTGCACAATGTAATTAAAGCTTTTGCAAAATTGCAGAATGAAAGAAATGATGTTTCACTTTTGATAGTCGGCGAATCGTTTTGGAATACATTGGCTTCAAATAAAATTTCAACAAAAATAAAAAATGCAATTTTCGATTCGGCAAAAAAAATTGTTTTGCGCAAATCAAAGAATGAAAGAGATTATCAGCCGTTAAATTTAATTAAAGAATTAGGAATTGAAAGAAATGTTACGGTTGTTAATGAATATGTGCCGAATGATGAAGTGCACAAATATTTTCAGGTGAGTGATTGCAATTTATTGTTTTACTTAAATGCAACGCCATCCGGAGTCGAATCAATTTCATATAATTTTAAATTACCATCATTGGCAACAAAAGTCGGACATTTTCCCGAAACAATTAAAGATGGATTTAACGGATATTTAGCTGAACCAGAAAATATTGAATCAATGTTTGAAGTGATGAAAAAATTTATAAGCAATCCTATTCCGAGAGAAAATGTTGCAATTTCAGCAAAAGATTTTAGCTGGCAAAATTACGCAAAAGCAATTTTGAACAGATGA
- a CDS encoding NAD-dependent epimerase/dehydratase family protein: MKYHLISGACGFVGKNFVKHFLKNTNDTIIAVDDLSIGTHPSTWLEYNSSKKINDAEVFGKDERLIFFKMDFRNFIKNLLENPNYFIENYNLNFTKFNDVFHFAAIVGGRAKIDGDPLAVALDLAIDAEFFHWVTKAKPERVLYPSSSAAYPNSLQKEETAVALKETDVNINGDILGKPDMTYGWTKMTGEYLAHLAAKHYGISVVCIRPFSGYGEDQDLSYPVPAIAARAAKKENPFEVWGTGKQGRDFVHIDDVVECTLLAMDKIHDGSAINIGSGKLTTFIDLINLFAKFADYNPTIKPLIEKPVGVHSRFCNMDYVKEKLGWEPKISLEEGMKRVYNKALEQIV, encoded by the coding sequence ATGAAATATCATTTAATTTCCGGTGCATGCGGATTTGTAGGAAAAAACTTTGTGAAACATTTTTTGAAAAATACAAACGATACAATTATTGCCGTTGATGATTTATCGATCGGCACTCATCCATCAACTTGGCTTGAATACAATTCATCAAAAAAAATAAATGATGCAGAAGTTTTTGGAAAAGATGAAAGATTAATTTTTTTCAAAATGGATTTTAGAAATTTTATAAAAAATTTATTAGAGAATCCAAATTATTTTATTGAAAATTATAATTTGAATTTCACAAAATTTAATGATGTTTTCCACTTTGCCGCAATTGTTGGCGGGAGAGCAAAAATTGACGGTGATCCGCTTGCCGTTGCATTGGATTTAGCAATTGATGCTGAATTTTTTCATTGGGTAACTAAAGCAAAACCGGAAAGAGTTCTTTATCCAAGTTCAAGTGCAGCTTATCCAAACTCATTACAAAAAGAAGAAACCGCGGTTGCTCTAAAAGAAACAGACGTAAATATAAATGGTGATATTTTAGGAAAACCAGATATGACTTACGGCTGGACGAAAATGACCGGAGAATATTTAGCTCATTTGGCAGCAAAACATTACGGAATTTCTGTTGTTTGTATTCGTCCTTTTTCCGGTTACGGAGAAGATCAAGATTTGTCTTATCCCGTTCCGGCAATTGCAGCACGCGCAGCAAAAAAAGAAAATCCATTTGAAGTTTGGGGAACAGGAAAACAAGGTAGGGATTTTGTTCATATTGATGATGTTGTTGAATGCACGCTTTTAGCAATGGATAAAATTCATGATGGCTCTGCAATTAATATTGGTTCCGGAAAACTTACAACATTCATCGATTTGATAAATTTATTTGCAAAATTTGCAGATTACAATCCAACAATAAAACCATTGATTGAAAAACCGGTTGGAGTTCATTCGCGTTTTTGCAATATGGATTATGTTAAAGAAAAACTTGGTTGGGAACCAAAAATTTCTTTGGAAGAAGGAATGAAAAGAGTTTACAATAAGGCTCTTGAGCAAATTGTATAA
- a CDS encoding glycosyltransferase family 2 protein has protein sequence MSENDKKQNFKDRKPRRNFQPRRHYYNKNKQAEKTSTSAVITKFQKISILIPLFNEEESLGKLTKEIVDQCDKISANYEIFFIDDGSTDNSLNVIKNLTKTNNRIKYISFRKNYGKSAALNVGFQNVTGDAIITMDADLQDDPAEIPNLIAELEKGNDLVSGWKKKRHDPFIKKYSSRFFNYVTKVMTGIKIHDFNCGLKAYRKDVVKDVDVHGELHRYIPVLADWKGYKVTEIPVKHHPRKYGKTKFGVSRFFKGFIDLVTVIFTTRYIRRPLHFFGVLGLISFLIGFIIDGYLSILWFTNKANLSNRPILYLGTLLIIVGVQFFSLGLIGEMLVHNNNKENDYGIKEKK, from the coding sequence ATTTCTGAAAACGATAAAAAACAAAATTTCAAAGACAGAAAACCTCGAAGAAATTTTCAGCCAAGAAGACATTATTACAACAAAAATAAACAAGCTGAAAAAACTTCAACTTCCGCTGTTATAACAAAATTTCAAAAAATTTCAATTCTAATTCCCTTATTTAACGAAGAAGAATCTTTAGGCAAATTAACTAAAGAAATTGTTGATCAATGTGATAAAATTTCTGCAAATTATGAAATCTTTTTCATTGATGACGGAAGTACTGATAATTCACTAAACGTAATTAAAAATTTAACAAAGACAAATAACAGAATAAAATATATTAGTTTCAGAAAAAATTACGGAAAATCTGCAGCATTAAATGTTGGATTTCAAAATGTAACCGGTGATGCAATAATTACAATGGACGCTGATTTACAAGATGATCCGGCAGAAATTCCAAATCTTATTGCGGAATTGGAAAAAGGAAATGATCTTGTTTCCGGTTGGAAGAAAAAACGCCATGATCCATTCATAAAAAAATATTCGTCAAGATTTTTTAATTATGTTACCAAAGTGATGACCGGAATCAAAATTCATGATTTTAATTGCGGATTGAAAGCTTACAGAAAGGATGTTGTTAAAGATGTTGATGTTCACGGTGAATTGCATAGATATATTCCGGTTTTAGCAGATTGGAAAGGTTATAAAGTAACAGAAATTCCGGTTAAGCATCATCCTAGAAAATATGGAAAAACAAAATTCGGCGTTTCAAGATTTTTTAAAGGCTTTATTGATTTAGTTACAGTAATTTTTACAACAAGATATATCCGCCGCCCGCTTCACTTTTTTGGTGTTTTAGGATTAATTTCGTTTTTAATCGGATTTATAATCGATGGCTATTTATCCATTTTATGGTTTACTAACAAAGCAAATTTAAGCAACCGACCAATTTTATATTTAGGCACACTTTTAATTATTGTGGGTGTTCAATTTTTCTCACTTGGTTTAATTGGTGAAATGCTTGTTCACAATAACAACAAAGAAAATGATTACGGTATTAAAGAAAAAAAATAA
- a CDS encoding cobalamin-binding protein, producing the protein MIKKIIIFLVFLALVSCNNSRESEENKNLILDDLGRSFEPNLKIQKIVSLAPNLTELLFSLKVGNKIVGNTKYCNYPDSSKIIEKVGDLLTVDAEKIISLKPDIVFITVEGNSKFDYDKLKRLGVKVFVSNPKSYNGIKKTLLAISKILGKEKIADSLINNWDLRIEKVKKTHDVIVAQTVLFLVSTNPIFTVGKNSFINEILTFSGLQNIAADKEINYPLLNREEIIKRDPDYILLYETNTNKIEELLTVYPEWNTLKAVINNRVFYVNADLYSRPGPRFVDAVENLNKLVLEN; encoded by the coding sequence ATGATAAAAAAAATAATAATTTTCTTAGTTTTTCTTGCTTTGGTAAGTTGTAACAATTCCCGCGAATCTGAAGAGAATAAAAATCTGATTTTAGATGATTTGGGAAGATCTTTTGAACCAAATTTAAAAATTCAAAAAATTGTGTCACTTGCACCAAATTTAACAGAACTTCTTTTTTCTTTAAAAGTTGGGAATAAAATTGTTGGAAATACAAAATATTGCAACTATCCGGATTCGTCAAAAATCATTGAAAAGGTTGGAGATTTATTAACTGTCGATGCGGAAAAAATTATTTCACTCAAGCCGGATATTGTTTTTATTACTGTTGAAGGAAATTCCAAATTCGATTATGATAAACTAAAACGACTTGGAGTAAAAGTTTTTGTTTCAAATCCAAAAAGTTACAATGGAATAAAAAAAACACTTTTGGCAATAAGCAAAATTCTTGGAAAAGAAAAAATTGCAGATTCACTAATAAATAATTGGGATTTAAGAATTGAAAAAGTGAAAAAAACTCACGATGTAATTGTTGCGCAAACTGTACTTTTTTTGGTTTCAACAAATCCAATTTTCACAGTAGGCAAAAATTCATTTATTAATGAAATATTAACTTTTTCCGGATTGCAAAATATTGCCGCCGATAAAGAAATTAATTATCCATTATTAAATCGTGAAGAAATTATTAAAAGAGATCCGGATTACATTTTACTTTACGAAACAAATACAAATAAAATTGAAGAACTTTTAACGGTTTATCCGGAATGGAACACATTGAAAGCTGTTATTAATAATAGAGTTTTTTATGTGAATGCCGATTTATATTCCCGCCCGGGCCCGCGTTTTGTAGATGCAGTAGAAAATTTAAATAAATTGGTTTTAGAAAATTAA
- a CDS encoding DUF456 domain-containing protein, which produces MESFFFLAAIIGFGLILLGFAGCIIPGLPGPPLAFAALIVLKLADASIFSVSFLVIMALLNIAVYFLDYLLPFVGAKSFKASRKGIIFSVIGMLIGMFFFPPFGMMLGLLFGAIIGELLAGKAKSEAIKIGLVSFAFSLFAIFIKIILTAVMAFYFTKAVIENLA; this is translated from the coding sequence ATGGAATCTTTTTTTTTCCTTGCTGCAATAATTGGTTTTGGACTAATTCTATTGGGTTTTGCTGGATGTATAATTCCCGGTTTACCGGGGCCGCCTTTAGCTTTTGCAGCTTTAATAGTTTTAAAATTAGCAGATGCTTCTATTTTTAGCGTTTCGTTTCTTGTGATAATGGCGTTGTTAAATATTGCTGTTTATTTTTTAGATTATTTACTTCCTTTTGTGGGCGCAAAGAGTTTTAAAGCTTCACGAAAAGGAATAATTTTTTCTGTAATTGGAATGTTAATTGGAATGTTTTTCTTTCCTCCGTTTGGAATGATGCTTGGACTTTTATTTGGGGCAATTATTGGTGAACTGCTTGCCGGAAAAGCTAAATCCGAAGCAATAAAAATAGGTTTGGTTTCATTTGCGTTTAGTTTATTTGCTATTTTTATAAAAATAATTTTAACCGCAGTTATGGCATTTTATTTTACAAAAGCCGTAATTGAAAATCTTGCTTGA
- a CDS encoding NmrA family NAD(P)-binding protein: MKDKILIIGASGSIGLEIAQKIIEKNLSVKIAVRDPEKASKMNLKNSEFVKFDYFNSDTFETIFENVQKLLLVSPPSYFGIQEKVINVVDSAINNGVELIVNISAISIESELDKPMKLIEDHIKKSKIPFVFIHPNVYMQNFTELFKDFIISEEEITIPAENSKVSFVDVRDVADVAVQALLNENLKNSTFNLTGKQAINLHVIAHLFSEALNKEINYKNISEEVFEKLLQNANWAKGTIIGTLQLCKHIKDGKIDFTTNDVQKVLEREPITFQQFIKDYLNIWK, from the coding sequence ATGAAAGACAAAATTTTAATAATCGGTGCAAGCGGATCAATTGGATTAGAAATTGCTCAAAAGATAATTGAAAAAAATTTATCAGTTAAAATTGCAGTTCGTGATCCGGAAAAAGCATCAAAAATGAATTTGAAAAATTCTGAATTTGTAAAGTTTGATTACTTCAACAGTGATACTTTTGAGACAATTTTTGAAAATGTGCAAAAATTACTTTTGGTTTCTCCACCTTCATATTTTGGAATTCAAGAAAAAGTAATAAATGTAGTTGATTCGGCAATAAATAATGGAGTTGAATTAATTGTAAATATTTCTGCAATTAGTATTGAAAGCGAATTAGACAAACCGATGAAATTAATTGAAGATCACATAAAGAAAAGTAAAATTCCTTTTGTGTTCATTCACCCAAATGTTTACATGCAAAACTTTACGGAATTATTTAAAGATTTTATCATATCGGAAGAAGAAATTACAATTCCCGCAGAAAATTCAAAAGTAAGTTTTGTTGATGTAAGAGATGTTGCAGATGTTGCCGTTCAAGCCTTATTAAACGAAAATTTAAAAAATAGTACTTTTAATTTAACCGGAAAACAAGCAATAAATTTGCATGTAATTGCACATCTTTTTTCAGAAGCATTAAATAAAGAAATTAATTACAAAAATATTTCGGAAGAAGTTTTTGAAAAATTACTTCAAAATGCAAATTGGGCTAAAGGAACAATTATTGGAACTTTACAATTATGTAAACACATAAAAGACGGTAAAATTGATTTTACAACAAATGATGTACAAAAAGTTTTAGAACGAGAACCAATTACATTTCAACAATTTATTAAAGATTATTTAAATATTTGGAAGTAA
- a CDS encoding LysM peptidoglycan-binding domain-containing protein yields the protein MALTMKYGPVLEICNKFNMKEAKVEEAAGSLKISGTVHTQYEKNSIWDKIKEIGGQTPTDLKADIKVEAKDYYHIHKVASGDSLSKIAKVYFDEANKYMKIFEANKDQLTNPDLIKVGQELKIPFVD from the coding sequence ATGGCACTAACCATGAAATATGGTCCGGTTCTTGAAATCTGCAATAAATTTAATATGAAAGAAGCAAAAGTTGAAGAAGCTGCAGGTAGTTTAAAAATATCCGGAACTGTTCACACACAATATGAAAAAAATTCAATTTGGGATAAGATAAAAGAAATCGGCGGACAAACTCCAACTGATTTGAAAGCTGATATAAAAGTTGAAGCTAAAGATTATTACCATATTCATAAAGTTGCAAGCGGTGATTCTTTAAGTAAAATTGCAAAAGTTTATTTTGATGAAGCTAATAAATACATGAAAATTTTTGAGGCAAATAAAGATCAATTAACAAATCCGGATTTAATTAAAGTGGGACAAGAATTAAAAATTCCTTTTGTGGATTAA
- a CDS encoding thioredoxin family protein, whose amino-acid sequence MIDIKSQVEFEEFIKVNEAVLIYFSTPQCNVCKVLKPKVQELLNDKFPKIKMAYVDCELLKEVSAQNRIFAVPTILVFLDGKEFIRKSRNISIAEFSEELQRPYELYFNQ is encoded by the coding sequence ATGATTGATATAAAATCACAAGTAGAGTTTGAAGAATTTATTAAAGTTAATGAAGCGGTACTAATTTATTTCAGCACACCGCAATGTAATGTTTGCAAAGTTTTGAAACCGAAAGTTCAAGAATTACTAAATGATAAATTTCCCAAAATTAAAATGGCTTATGTTGATTGTGAATTGTTGAAAGAAGTTTCTGCGCAAAACAGAATTTTTGCAGTTCCAACAATTTTAGTTTTTTTAGATGGAAAAGAATTTATTCGTAAATCAAGAAATATTAGCATTGCAGAATTTAGTGAAGAATTACAAAGACCATACGAATTATATTTTAATCAGTAA
- a CDS encoding alpha-glucosidase C-terminal domain-containing protein, whose translation MKKYLYVIIIYLVLILGCKEKENLIISENSVHPEWSYNASIYEVNIRQFTNEGTFKSFMNHLPELKKLGVDILWLMPIHPIGEKNRKGTLGSYYSVKDYKSINPNFGNEKDFKVLVDSIHALGMYVIIDWVANHTAWDHNWTKTNPEFYNKDSLGNFIPPVADWSDVIDLNFDNKNLRTEMLNSLKYWITEFNIDGYRCDVAEMVPLDFWKNARQELDKIKPVFMLAEGENPELHKNGFDMTYNWKLKDVMNNFAKGKISTDSIKNLLIKDSKTINENDFRMNFTSNHDENTWAGTEFERLGNLYEPFAILTLTLKGMPLIYNGQEAGMNKRLEFFEKDLIPWQEFKMRNIYTNILAEKKNNKSMWNGEKGGNINFVNLNNENVLSYFREKDDDKILVILNLSNSDQEILANDKNCVGSFKNVVSENSMNIELSDKINLKPYEYFVLVN comes from the coding sequence ATGAAAAAATATTTGTACGTAATTATAATTTATTTGGTGCTGATTTTAGGTTGTAAAGAAAAAGAGAATTTAATAATTTCTGAAAATTCAGTTCATCCAGAGTGGAGTTACAATGCTTCAATTTACGAAGTTAATATTCGTCAATTTACAAATGAAGGAACTTTTAAATCTTTTATGAATCATCTTCCCGAATTAAAAAAACTTGGTGTTGATATTTTGTGGCTTATGCCAATTCATCCAATTGGTGAAAAAAACAGAAAAGGAACTTTGGGAAGTTATTATTCCGTAAAAGATTATAAAAGCATAAATCCAAACTTTGGAAACGAAAAAGATTTTAAAGTTTTGGTTGATAGCATTCACGCTTTAGGAATGTATGTAATAATTGATTGGGTTGCAAACCATACTGCGTGGGATCACAATTGGACAAAGACAAATCCCGAATTTTACAATAAAGATTCACTCGGAAATTTCATTCCGCCGGTTGCAGATTGGAGCGATGTTATTGATCTAAATTTTGATAACAAAAATCTTAGAACTGAAATGCTTAATTCTTTAAAATATTGGATAACTGAATTTAATATTGATGGTTACAGATGTGATGTTGCAGAAATGGTTCCGCTAGATTTTTGGAAAAATGCGCGACAAGAATTAGATAAAATTAAACCAGTTTTTATGCTTGCAGAAGGCGAAAATCCTGAACTTCATAAAAACGGTTTTGATATGACATACAATTGGAAATTAAAAGATGTGATGAACAATTTTGCAAAAGGTAAAATTTCTACTGATAGTATTAAAAATTTACTTATTAAAGATTCAAAAACAATTAATGAAAATGATTTTAGAATGAATTTTACATCAAACCATGATGAAAATACTTGGGCGGGAACTGAATTTGAAAGACTTGGAAATCTGTATGAACCTTTTGCTATTCTTACATTAACATTAAAAGGAATGCCTTTAATTTATAATGGTCAAGAAGCCGGTATGAATAAAAGATTAGAATTTTTTGAAAAGGATTTAATTCCTTGGCAAGAATTTAAAATGAGAAATATTTATACAAATATTTTAGCTGAGAAAAAAAATAATAAATCAATGTGGAATGGTGAAAAAGGCGGAAATATAAATTTCGTAAACCTTAATAATGAAAATGTTCTTTCATACTTTAGAGAAAAAGATGATGATAAAATTTTAGTGATATTAAATTTATCAAACTCTGATCAAGAAATTTTGGCAAATGATAAAAATTGTGTGGGAAGTTTTAAAAATGTGGTTTCGGAGAATTCTATGAATATTGAATTGAGCGATAAAATTAATCTTAAACCTTATGAATATTTTGTTTTGGTGAATTAA
- a CDS encoding AI-2E family transporter: protein MKKQLVDPSAKFFIVFIGLVVLLGVLKELQDIFIPLTIAYLLVFVFEPMNDFLIKRKIPKSLTTFLDLLIIIGFFWALSTFIIDSFSRLGEELPQYEERLNNIVKTSAANFGIVDKFFLEFDISKILSDLDYSDMASGFFSSTISIFSAVFFVLFFFIFVNSSHLHLINAIKNRYLKVQANVSEENFENNIVINNKELEKFENQKKIDEVKLHREKTIEKAFKDITEQIQRYIAAKFLLSLLKSVVIGIILWIFDIDFLIVWAVLSFFLNFIPNIGAIISAVLPAVMTLIQYESIGYTLFVGGIISFAENLIGNIMEPKFLGNKLGLNPLVILLSLLIWGYIWGIAGMFLSVPLTAVVKIILSNSQSDNLQFLNEVMSNTYDLEHKKSA from the coding sequence ATGAAAAAGCAATTAGTAGATCCCTCAGCAAAATTTTTTATTGTATTTATTGGGTTAGTTGTTTTATTAGGCGTTCTTAAAGAACTTCAAGATATATTTATACCGCTAACAATTGCATACCTTTTAGTTTTTGTTTTTGAACCGATGAATGATTTTTTAATAAAACGCAAAATTCCTAAATCTTTAACAACTTTTTTAGACTTACTAATTATAATTGGATTTTTCTGGGCGCTTTCTACTTTTATTATTGATTCATTCAGCCGTTTGGGCGAAGAACTTCCGCAGTATGAAGAAAGATTAAATAATATTGTAAAAACTTCTGCCGCAAATTTTGGAATTGTCGATAAGTTTTTTTTAGAATTTGATATTTCCAAAATTCTTAGTGATTTGGATTATAGCGATATGGCAAGCGGATTTTTTTCATCCACAATTTCAATTTTTTCCGCAGTGTTTTTTGTGTTATTCTTTTTCATTTTTGTAAATAGCAGTCATTTGCATTTAATCAACGCAATTAAAAATAGATATTTAAAAGTTCAGGCAAATGTTTCGGAAGAGAATTTTGAAAATAACATTGTTATTAATAATAAGGAATTAGAGAAATTTGAAAATCAAAAGAAAATAGATGAAGTTAAATTGCATCGTGAAAAAACAATTGAAAAAGCGTTTAAAGATATTACAGAACAAATTCAAAGATATATTGCGGCAAAGTTCTTATTAAGTTTATTAAAAAGTGTTGTAATTGGAATTATACTTTGGATTTTTGATATCGATTTTTTAATTGTATGGGCTGTGCTTTCATTCTTTCTAAATTTTATTCCAAATATTGGTGCAATTATTTCTGCTGTTTTACCAGCTGTTATGACTTTAATTCAATATGAATCTATTGGTTATACTCTTTTTGTTGGGGGAATAATTTCCTTTGCTGAAAATTTGATCGGCAATATTATGGAACCAAAATTTTTAGGAAATAAGCTCGGTTTAAATCCGCTTGTAATTTTATTATCTTTATTAATTTGGGGATACATTTGGGGAATTGCCGGAATGTTTTTATCCGTTCCGCTTACTGCAGTTGTTAAAATAATTTTATCAAATTCACAATCGGATAATCTCCAATTCCTTAATGAAGTTATGAGCAATACATATGATTTGGAACATAAAAAATCTGCATAA